A genomic stretch from Sceloporus undulatus isolate JIND9_A2432 ecotype Alabama chromosome 5, SceUnd_v1.1, whole genome shotgun sequence includes:
- the CSDC2 gene encoding cold shock domain-containing protein C2, whose protein sequence is MSSDQTSQSTVPPLHSPKSPVWPIFPFNREGSRICERGSHLLRDLPSPLPTKRTRTYSATARASAGPVYKGVCKQFSRSQGHGFITPENGTEDIFVHVSDIEGEYVPVEGDEVTYKICPIPPKNQKFQAVEVVLTHLAPHTKHETWSGQIIGS, encoded by the exons ATGTCGTCTGACCAGACTTCTCAATCCACTGTGCCGCCTCTCCACTCTCCAAAGTCACCTGTGTGGCCCATTTTCCCTTTCAACAGGGAAGGAAGCAGGATCTGTGAGAGGGGTAGTCACCTTCTTCGAGACTTACCAAGCCCCCTGCCCACAAAAAGAACCAGGACATACTCTGC GACGGCTCGTGCTTCTGCTGGTCCTGTCTATAAGGGTGTATGTAAGCAGTTTTCACGCTCCCAGGGCCATGGTTTCATCACTCCGGAAAATGGCACAGAGGACATATTCGTCCATGTTTCTGA caTCGAGGGAGAATATGTCCCAGTAGAAGGAGATGAGGTCACATACAAAATCTGCCCCATCCCACCAAAGAATCAGAAGTTCCAGGCTGTGGAGGTGGTGCTCACTCACTTAGCACCACACACAAAGCATGAAACATGGTCAGGCCAAATAATTGGCTCGTAA